One Miscanthus floridulus cultivar M001 chromosome 11, ASM1932011v1, whole genome shotgun sequence DNA window includes the following coding sequences:
- the LOC136491938 gene encoding uncharacterized protein, which translates to MMLEQINMPITFGNLTNYRTETLMFEVVGFHVTYHMILGRPYYAKFMAIPNYTYLKLNMLGPRGVIIIGTSFQHAYECEVECYVHATIIVAPTKLTIIQERTIGEPLDSKHPARSFELAKGIKEIAMDPSSPNGKVLWIGTTLSSK; encoded by the coding sequence ATGATGCTCGAGCAAATCAAtatgcccatcacctttgggaatctgaccaactataggacggagacccttatGTTCGAAGTGGTCGGGTTCCACGTGACCTACCACATGATCCTTGGGCGGCCGtattatgcgaagttcatggccatccccaactacacctacctaaagctgaatATGCTGGGCCCACGAGGGGTCATCATCATTGGCACTTCTTTCCAacatgcctatgagtgcgaggtggaGTGCTACGTGCACGCCACCATAATCGTCGCCCCCACAAAGCTCACAATAATCCAGGAGAGGACCATTGGGGAGCCCTTGGACTCCAAGCATCCGGCTAGGTCCTTTGAGCTTGCTAAAGGCATCAAGGAGATCGCCATGGACCCCAGTAGCCCCAACGGCAAGGTGCTCTggattggcaccacgctttcctccaaatag